The sequence below is a genomic window from Pseudomonadota bacterium.
GGTAATAGTTGCCTTTGCTGTGAAAAAAAGAAGATGGTTTCATGTTTTATTTAATCTTAAAGAATGGTTAAGGAGGTGACGTATGAGGAAGGTTCTGCTCAAATTTAAGGATGCCGTCATTAAAGAGATATTGCTCGAGAAGGAAGTTTATACCATTGGGAGAAAAGAGGATAATGATGTCGTTATTGACAATCTCGCAACCTCGGGGCACCATGCCAAACTTATAAGAGAAGGCGAAACAATGTACGTTGAGGATCAGAATAGCACTAACGGAACCTTTGTTAATGGCAAGAGGATTGTTAAGAGCGCTCTGAATAATGGCGATGTCATACTGGTTGGAAACCATACTCTGGAATTTATAACCGATGTAAAACCTGCGACGGATCAGATGAAAACAGGTGTCCGTGCACGTTCAATGGATGAAACAGTATTGCTCAGCCCTACTGATCAGGAGAAAAT
It includes:
- a CDS encoding FHA domain-containing protein yields the protein MRKVLLKFKDAVIKEILLEKEVYTIGRKEDNDVVIDNLATSGHHAKLIREGETMYVEDQNSTNGTFVNGKRIVKSALNNGDVILVGNHTLEFITDVKPATDQMKTGVRARSMDETVLLSPTDQEKILVTAEKLEVVGGFVVIEGTTNKKEYELKERVSTIGKDDSAVIKLKGLFAPKIAALINRRKDGYFITPSGGKEIKINGNKVEQRYDLKDGDIVEVAGLKMQFYIKE